Proteins from a single region of Sphingomonas swuensis:
- a CDS encoding threonine ammonia-lyase → MTVPTIADIHAAAERIAGAVEKTPCLKSRTLSEIVGAEVWLKFENLQFTAAYKERGALNKLLQLGEEERAKGVIAASAGNHAQAVAYHGKRLGIPVTIVMPTNTPLMKVAQTEEHGARVILQGQRFDDAYARARELEAEEGLVFVHPFDDPDIVAGTGTIALEMLEAVPDLDTLVVPIGGGGLISGIAIAVRALRPQVEIIGVEAELYPSMKNVVEGGEKAIGGDTLAEGIAVKEPGKLTRAIIRDHVDRIELVSEKDLEHAVALLVAIEKTVVEGAGAAGMALLLANPERFAGRKVGTVLCGGNIDTHLLANVLIRELVRCGRIARLKIGAQDQPGALASITACFHAAGVNIIETNHQRIFSKLPAKDTVIEVECEARDAQAIDALVERLEQKGFVVERAELD, encoded by the coding sequence ATGACAGTGCCCACCATCGCCGACATCCATGCCGCCGCCGAGCGTATCGCGGGCGCGGTCGAAAAGACTCCCTGCCTCAAGAGCCGGACGCTGTCCGAGATCGTCGGAGCGGAGGTCTGGCTGAAGTTCGAGAACCTCCAGTTCACCGCGGCCTACAAGGAGCGCGGCGCCCTCAACAAGCTGCTCCAGCTGGGCGAGGAGGAGCGGGCCAAGGGCGTGATCGCGGCGAGCGCGGGCAACCATGCCCAGGCGGTCGCCTATCATGGCAAGCGGCTCGGCATTCCGGTCACCATCGTCATGCCGACCAACACCCCGCTGATGAAGGTCGCGCAGACCGAGGAACATGGCGCCCGGGTGATCCTCCAGGGGCAGCGCTTCGACGACGCCTATGCCCGGGCGCGCGAGCTCGAGGCCGAGGAAGGGCTGGTGTTCGTCCATCCGTTCGACGATCCCGACATCGTCGCGGGCACGGGCACCATCGCGCTCGAGATGCTCGAAGCGGTCCCCGACCTCGACACATTGGTGGTGCCGATCGGCGGCGGCGGGCTGATCAGCGGGATCGCCATCGCGGTCCGCGCGCTTCGCCCGCAAGTCGAGATCATCGGGGTCGAGGCCGAGCTCTACCCGAGCATGAAGAATGTGGTCGAGGGCGGCGAGAAGGCGATCGGCGGCGACACGCTGGCCGAGGGCATTGCTGTCAAGGAGCCGGGCAAGCTGACCCGGGCAATCATCCGCGACCATGTCGACCGGATCGAGCTCGTCAGCGAGAAGGACCTCGAGCATGCGGTCGCGCTGCTGGTGGCGATCGAGAAGACCGTGGTCGAAGGGGCGGGCGCGGCCGGGATGGCGCTTCTGCTCGCGAACCCCGAGCGCTTTGCCGGACGCAAGGTCGGGACCGTGCTGTGCGGGGGGAACATCGACACGCACCTCCTCGCCAACGTGCTGATCCGCGAGCTGGTGCGCTGCGGGCGGATCGCGCGGCTCAAGATCGGGGCGCAGGACCAGCCGGGCGCACTGGCCTCGATCACCGCCTGCTTCCACGCCGCTGGGGTCAACATCATCGAGACCAACCACCAGCGGATCTTCTCCAAGCTGCCGGCCAAGGACACGGTGATCGAGGTCGAGTGCGAGGCGCGCGACGCGCAGGCGATCGACGCGCTGGTCGAGCGGCTGGAGCAGAAGGGCTTCGTGGTCGAGCGGGCCGAGCTGGACTAG
- a CDS encoding DUF308 domain-containing protein: MTALCGWLILLLGAAALLLPEVGASSGALVVGILLLLAGIVEVIAATGRRAARIPATLAGVATLVAGAMFLARDETRFLPNLTVVTFWLVMRVAALTLATLRAGASAVRRWTGIAAATDLALAAILLVGLPIASIIVALFGTTSDLVASFSWILAASFLATGMMLLQIAACEREGAN, from the coding sequence ATGACCGCGCTTTGCGGCTGGCTGATCCTGCTGCTCGGCGCCGCCGCATTGCTCCTCCCCGAAGTCGGCGCATCGAGCGGAGCCTTGGTGGTCGGGATCCTTCTCCTGCTCGCCGGTATCGTCGAGGTGATCGCCGCGACTGGACGGCGTGCCGCCCGCATTCCCGCGACCCTCGCCGGGGTCGCGACGCTCGTCGCCGGCGCCATGTTCCTCGCCCGTGACGAGACCCGCTTCCTTCCCAACCTGACGGTGGTCACCTTCTGGCTGGTGATGCGGGTCGCCGCCTTGACCCTCGCGACGCTTCGCGCCGGTGCCTCCGCCGTTCGCCGCTGGACCGGGATCGCCGCTGCCACCGACCTCGCGCTCGCCGCCATCCTGCTCGTCGGGCTGCCGATCGCGAGCATCATCGTCGCGCTGTTCGGGACCACCAGCGACCTCGTCGCCAGCTTCTCCTGGATCCTCGCCGCAAGCTTCCTCGCGACCGGCATGATGCTCCTCCAGATCGCCGCCTGCGAGCGGGAGGGCGCCAACTAG